A stretch of the Nicotiana tabacum cultivar K326 chromosome 6, ASM71507v2, whole genome shotgun sequence genome encodes the following:
- the LOC107825176 gene encoding caffeoylshikimate esterase produces MASDVPATTANFWGDMPEEEYYASQGVRNSKSYFETPNGKLFTQSFLPLDPNISPKGTVYMTHGYGSDTGWLFQKICINYATWGYAVFAADLLGHGRSDGVRCYMGDLEKTAASSLYYFKSVRNSDEYKHLPAFLFGESMGGLATLLMYFQSEPDTWTGLIFSAPLFVIPEPMKPSKVHLFMYGLLFGFADTWAAMPDNKMVGKAIRDTEKLKIIASNPRRYTGKPRVGTMREIARQCEYVQNNFHKVTAPFLTVHGTSDGVTCPTGSKLLYEKASSKDKSLKLYDGMYHSLIQGEPDDAANLVLADMRAWIDERVERYGPKCNGSA; encoded by the exons ATGGCGTCCGACGTACCCGCAACCACAGCTAACTTCTGGGGCGACATGCCGGAGGAAGAGTACTACGCCTCTCAAGGCGTACGCAACTCAAAATCTTACTTCGAAACACCCAACGGCAAGCTCTTCACTCAATCATTTCTCCCACTTGACCCAAATATATCTCCTAAGGGCACTGTTTACATGACCCATGGCTACGGTTCCGATACCGGTTGGCTATTTCAGAAGATATGTATTAATTACGCTACTTGGGGTTATGCTGTTTTTGCTGCTGATCTGCTCGGACATGGCCGGTCCGATGGGGTCCGATGTTACATGGGAGATTTGGAGAAGACTGCTGCTTCTTCCTTGTACTATTTTAAGAGCGTGAGGAATAGCGATGAGTATAAGCATTTGCCGGCGTTTTTGTTCGGGGAATCAATGGGTGGGTTAGCTACTTTGCTTATGTACTTTCAATCGGAGCCAGATACTTGGACCGGGTTGATCTTCTCCGCCCCGCTTTTTGTCATTCCTGAGCCTATGAAGCCTTCTAAG GTACATTTATTCATGTATGGGTTGCTATTTGGATTTGCTGATACGTGGGCGGCAATGCCGGACAACAAGATGGTGGGCAAGGCTATCAGAGACACTGAGAAACTGAAAATAATCGCAAGCAATCCCAGGAGATATACCGGGAAGCCAAGGGTGGGAACTATGAGGGAGATTGCCAGGCAGTGTGAATACGTCCAGAACAATTTCCACAAGGTCACTGCTCCATTTTTGACAGTGCACGGGACATCTGATGGTGTTACATGCCCTACAGGCTCGAAGTTGTTGTACGAAAAGGCAAGCAGCAAGGACAAATCCCTCAAGCTTTATGATGGAATGTATCACTCGTTGATTCAAGGGGAGCCTGATGATGCTGCCAATCTTGTTTTAGCTGATATGAGAGCTTGGATTGATGAGAGGGTTGAGAGGTATGGTCCAAAGTGCAATGGCTCTGCATAA